The genomic interval CGCTTTCTGCACACCCGTGCATTATACCTTCACAGTTCCACTACCTGGGTGCTGTGATTCTGTCTACTTTGCACAGGAGAAAACTGGGGCACAGAAAAGTTAAGTAGCAACTCAGGGTCCCACAGGTAATAGTTTAGTTAGGATTTGAGCTTAggttgtgtgtgggtgtgtgtgtgtgcatgtgacacaCACTCGCAcgtgcatgcttgcacacacacacacacacacacacacacaagtgcgcATGCGCAAGCTCCTGCATTTGCGTATCTGGAGATAGATTCCAGAGCCTTGTGCATATTAGGCCAATGCTCTACCAATGAGCTACACCTCTAGCCCTCAGGCAGTCTAATTTTAACGGGGCATACTTAACTTTATCCTGCATAGGGTCTTTTGGGAAAGGTAATCTAAGGAGAAACGTATCCTGGATACCCCCTTCGCCctagagaagtggttctcaaccttcctaatcctgaggccctttaatacagttcctcacgttgcaGTGACCaccaaccttaaaattatttttgtcgtTGCTACgttataactgtaactttgctactgttatgaattgtaatgtaaacatctgtattTTCAGATAGTTTTAGGTGAgtcctgtgaaaaggtcattcaacccccaaagggattGCAATCCACAAGTCTAGAACAATTGCCTTAGGGGGTAAGGTTAATTCCTTCTCTCTGAGATCTCACGATGCTTCTTCCCACACGAAACTATTCCTTAGTTATCAAGTAGCTTTCAGATTTATAATTTAAGTGAAatgggctggggggtgggggggtgggggttaaaGAACATGTTGGTTGTGTGTCCTGAAAAGTACTCTAAGCTTTAGGGAACTTTGTTGGGAGTTCTCAAAATCTTGCCTTGTATATAAGTTTTTAAGGAAAGGAGACTATTGCAACCAGAACACTGCCTGGCTGGTGGTTCACCAGCAGGGCTCTGGGCTGTGTGACCCAGGTTAGACACACGATCCCTTCCTCTTGGATATGGGTCTCTACCTCTGCGGATATTCCAGATTGTCTACTGTCTCCGGGATTCCACCCAAAGAGACAGAGTGGAGTGGTAATGTGGGGAGGCAGTGTGGAGTTGGTAGGTCACAGTGGGGTGACCAAGAAAACGGTACCGACAACCCAAAGATCCTTCTGAACTTGGATCGGATATTTTAGGCTGAGAATCCAGTTGCTTCTAATCCCGCATCCCCTAAATTCAAAGAGGGCTGAGGGTTCTGCCTCTTGAAGCCCTTCTCAAGTCACTGAATAGAAACGCAGTGATTTTCCCTTGTATGCCCCACTACTCACTTCCTCGCTGGAGAAAAGAGGCTACACCCCAGTACTTCATCTTGAACTTGGCAGGATCTTCAGTGTCTGTAAAAGTGCCCACCATGTCTGCACACACTTCCCAGTTGCTGCAAAAGCCAAGAGAATCCTGAGCCAAGCCAGGAAAGGGCTTCTACCCCATCCAAGGTGCTCCTTTCCCTTCCCAGCGGGGGTTGGGCTCCCAGCCAGCCAAAGGCGGGAGGCACCTTGGAACGCGGCACACAGCCCAccagaggccactgacctcagaagACGGACTCTTCCCTTGGCTGTGGCGCTCATATGACCCTTCTCGTCCACTGAAAATTCAGCGATGATGTTGTCTTGCAAAAAAAGACCCTCGGGGTCCTTTTTGGCGATGGCATACCAGAGCCCAGAGAACtgagaaagagatgagagagttGGGACTGGAGTCTGGGCTCCACCACCGGCCCGCAGGAATTGGGGGGCCCGGGCTGATACCTACACGAGCCTTGTCGAAGTTCTCCTTGACTCGGAAGCTGCTCACCCTGCAGTCGCGCTCGGCGCTGCCACTTCCCAGAGCCGCCAGCAGCACGAGCGCCCACACCCACTCCATGTCACTCGGGAGTCTGCCCTACGGGACAGGCACCGAGTGAGCGCGGGGCCGGAGGACCGAGCAGCCCGTCTCCCCAtcccgccccaccccaccctcaggtccccggggggggggggggactcgcGACTGCTCACCAGCAGGAGCCTTGTGCAAGCCTGGCCGCCGCGTTCGCGCGCGCGTGGAGCGATGGAGGCGAGCGGCTGCCCGACCTTTATAGCTCCGGGGGGAGGGGGTCGCTCTTTCGTAACCGCGCGGGGTGAAAGACCGCGGGGAGGTGCCGGGGGCGGGAGGGAGGGGGCGGCCAAGCTTGCATAACGCTCCCTGACTCACCGCCTGAACACACGCGGAGCCCCTCCGTCAGCCTTGCCGCCCCCATGTCGCCTATGCTCCGAACTCCGCTCAGGGTGGTCTCGGTGGAGCCAAACTCTTCAGCCCAGACGATCCATCGGGGCCAAGAGCTGGCCCGGGGACCTAGCGGGAGCCAGCTGCGGTCTTGGGTGGCCTCCAGGTCCTGTTGCCCTGGCTGGAGGCCTACGTGGCCATGGTGTGGTGATGGTGGCCTCACTGAGCGAAAAGGGATCTATGATGTAGCCTGGAACATTAGTGTCCAGGCCCTGGCTTTCCCAAGTGCCCCCTGCTTCCACTGAGGAGCTGTTGTGCGAAATTTTTTGGCATATTTTGGCTGggtttccccccacccctttgaAAAGGGGCATATTTTACTCTTTGATGAGTTGTGGTGCTGTTTGTGTcaatatttattctttcatttcatcATCTTTAGAAGAACTAAAACGCTCCCTGTTAAATATTCTCTAGAAACGCAACCTGGTCAGGGCAGGAAATATTTTCACAGCGCCAGTGGCTGAGTGGTTGATCGTCCACTTCTGTTGCCACACTTCCTTGAAACCACACTGAAAAACATAATTGCCTAGTGTTTAccatgcatttttatttctaagccatattaggatttatttatttcgaAAACAGTGAGGAAAATTAGCCCAGGAAGAGaataaaggagaggaaaagaattcTATAACCTAATGGTAGTAGGCAaaaagtcttgatttttttttttgcctatggCACAACACAACTCACTACATTTTCCCCTGCATTTGGAGTTGGCGATCTGTCGAATCAGCAGTTCAAAGGAGGAGCATTTTGACCAAATGaaatttagtgatttttttttttgaagagaaagTATTTATGTCTCCATTGCCCAAAGTCTGTGCATCTGAGAGTATACTGACCATTTTGCCATAACGATCTaagaggagatggggaaaggagaggagagacgcCACAGGAAGAACTAAGTtgacatttcttccaacaagtgCCCTAGCCACATCTGGCAACCTTGCAAAGATAACTGTGGCTTTCTTCAGCTTCCTTTGGACATTCACCTGCCTGGTTCTCGACTTTATGTCCTTCTCCACCCCTGCACCATTGTGTTCCTTATAGTCTCTGTGGCACTAGAGACTATGTTTTAACTCCACAGGACTCTACAACTAGGAAAGACTATTTCTGGCCAGGAGGCTAACTGGGAAATTTGGCTGGACTAGTTTTACCAAAGGATGCATTTCTTGCCCCTCAGTTTCAACTGGGGCTTGATTCCAGTACCCCATAACCTTCAAATTCAAGGATATCCAAATCCTTTGTATAAAACGATGCATTTGAATGTAATCTATATACATCCTTGTGTGTATTTTAGTCTTCTCTGTAttataatgtttaataaaatgtaaatgttatgtAAATAACTATTGCACTGTAAACAAAGGACTACAAGTTCAGTATAGACTCCAGTGTGGTGTATTGCTATGCaaactttttttaaactattgtttAGAGAATGACAAAAGGTTGGTAGCGATCTGGACATTAGCACTAACCACATGGCTCATAAACAAGCTGAAGGTGTCCagtactcagacacacacactggagagagtCTGGGGGTCTATGGGATGCTGTGAGGCCACCACAGGGTGTGGAATGTGTCACCATTCCCCCGGGGTGTTTAACAGAGTGTTTGTCATGTGGCCCATTTaagtcatttcttttgtttttatctttctgtgCCATTTTTCCTCTAATATTTTTGGTTCACTGTTGGTTGAAACCACAGATAAAGAAGGTAGAACCCAGAAGCTCAAATAAGATGTGCTCAGAAGGTCATGGTAGAATCATGTGCCTGCTGAGGTTGTGGTCCATATCTCTGTACCGAAGAAAGGAATTCTAGGTACTTCCCTGACACCTTCTCAGCACTATTCCCTCTTCATACTCCAGAGCCAGGGGTCTGCCTGTTGCTGAGTAACCTGGGTGACACGCTTCAGGCTGAGCCCGTTGCCTCTGGCTgagtatttctgaaagaaaagggCTGTAATCCCTCTGGTCAACCAGTTCTCCTGAAGCACATCCTGGTGACTCTGATGCCTGCtgtatagcaaaaaaaaaaaaaaaaaaaaaaaaaaaaaaaaaaaaaaaaaaaaaaaatgtggacgGTATCAATGTGTCTTCTCTCCACAATAGTATTCATTTATATCCTAGGTGGTTAGAAAGCTGAGCCAttaatcttctcctctctctcctctcttcccttttccacacctcctttctctctctgttcccttctctcactcctccttcccccctccctcctcttgcAAGCCTTGATGTTTTAGATCccagcaaaagaaaaacagtttattTTGGCATTCTCTCGTGGATTTCTTCATGATTACAAACATGTGATTTCAAGTCAGCTGATGCTTTGAACATTATAAATAACATttcaaacatgcatatatatgtgtccAAAGGTTAAATATTCACAGTGGTTATGCTGTTATCCCTATATGATAGGAGTTGGGACAATTTAAGACTTAGTTGTCTTCGTACCTCTTGTATTTTTCAGTCTTTCTACAGATAAAAtgtcaaacacaaaataaaacaaatacttcaTGTGCCAACATTTTTTTCTGGCCCTTTTTATCCATGAAGTTATGTTCTGAATTTGCACATAAAGTTCATTTCTTTGCCATTTCTCACTTCAAGGCTGATAGCTGctccattctttcttctatgAGACACACCATTTACACACAACAGATACTGACTTACCCTCCTTCAATTGaaatcaatgattttttttcagcataAACTTCATAAAACGTACATATTTAAAGACCAgtcataaaccaggcatggtggcacacacctttaattccagtgctcaaGAGGCAAAATCAGCCTTACCTCTTCaggctcaaggccagcttggactaaaTAGTACCAAGCTATCCAGAGTTACAAAGCAAGggccctgtatcaaaaaacaaaagcaacaaaaaaggcTTTCTAATGTCTAGTTTCTCACGATGTATTACTTATGCCTGAACTGCTTGTCAGTCAAAGTCTTTATATTCCCCTTCCATAGAGACGACACCATCAGCTCTTGCTTTCCTTGTACCATCTCCCTAAAGCTTCCTAAGGCCACAGACTAAGTGCTGGTCTCCAGAATGTGTCACCTGTTTGTGTGTAACCTGTCTCAGATGGGCTACATAAAATCTGCCTGTCCAACCAACCTCGTTTATTTGCTGCCAATGAAACAGCCAAACTAGCAACTCCCTGCCCCAGTGAATTTACTTGCATGAGAAATTAACTTGCACTGGATTACGCCACTGAGACTTTGAAGCATCATCTATACAAAAAGTTAATATCAACACTAACCTTGATGTGCAAGCCATCTCCTAGAATATGCTGGAAGATGTTTTACCAAAGAACTTTACAAGATATTTACATCCCTGCCATCAAAGAAATTAAGCATTTTGACCACTACTCCACTTCATATAAAGTGGTGTTGACTTTCTCAGGCTGTCCAAGAggccaagaaaaatgaaaaagtaggAAGTTGGGCAGCATTTAAAGATACCAAAAGTGTTGGTTGAAAAATGAAAAGGTTAGCCAGCTAATGTTGTTTGGTACAGAGAGTCAAACTGCTGAGAACACACACTAGACAGGGTCCAGTGGAGCAGGGTCCCTGGAGCAGCAACTCTGAGAGTCTTTGCCAGCGGCCAGGATGCCAAGAGGGATGGCTTCCATTTGTTGTTAGTCCCTCCCTGAAAGCTGTAAGTGAGGATGTAACTCAAGCAAAGAGGAGGTACATAGATACCAGGTCAAACCCATCCCCACACAGCAACCCACATTTCCCAGAAGCCCTCTCACAAGCTCTGTAGCTACCAGTTTAGTGGTATTCTATTTCTGATTCTATTTCTGGTGACTCCTCAACCTCGGGGAGAAGCCTTGGAACTCTTTGCTGTTTCCTTACTTTGATACTTCGGGACTAGTTACCTTGAGACACTTTGTCCTTCTCCACTGTAGTGTCTGCTATAGCTGTGCTAAATGAACTCAGGAGCTTTTTATTCAGTGACGTAATCCCTGACGTAATCCCATATAATATTTTCTGGGTGTCCCTGTTGCTGTGTGGTCAGGTGATTGCATTTCCTATACCAGACTAGCAAGGCTGTACTAGGCTTCTATGAGGGGTTCTTTTGATATTTAggcattacatttttttttttacataatgtaGCTTCTGAGTTTTTGCCTCCAACATATTGCAACCAATATAGTcagccttttctttttgaggcccctcctgaaatatttttttgtgcAAGGAGTTTGTCTTAAGATGGAACTTTTTCCCTCCAGATTTGGAAAGGAAGACAAGCTAGAACATCTAAGCAAGTTATGGAAGTTTGAATAATACAAGACATGTAAATGAGGAGACTTAGATATGATATATTTCCTATGATTAAAAGTTATTAAATATCTAAAGTCAAAATtcaaacacacatttatttatgaatCGATAGAGTTCTCTCAAATTACTGATCTGTTTTTGGTAGCTAtactgggtagttttatgtcctcttgacacaagctatagtcatttgagaggaagggaacctcaagaaaatgccttgagatcaggctgtaggcaagcctgtagagaattttcttaattggtgatcaatatgggagggcccagctcattgttggtgatgccatccctgggctggtggccctgggttctgtaagaaagtaggctgagggctggagagatggcttggtggttaagagcactgacagctcttctagaggtccagagttcaattcccagaaaccacatagtggctcacagccatctgtaatgggatctgatgctctcttctagtgtgtctgaagacagcaacagtgtactcacatacatgaaataaacaaataaatctcaagagaaagaagcaagcaaggaaggaaagaaggaggctgaacaagccagagggaataagccagtaagcaacactcttccatggcctctgcatcagctcctgcctccaggttcatgcCTTGtttaggttcctgtcctgacttccctcagtgatggactatgatatggaagtgtgagctcaataaactctttcctccccaagttgcttttggtcatggtgtttcatcacagcaacagtaatccTAAGACAGTAGCATTCACAAGGACTGGcttaaagaacaacaaaatgtaTCTCTGGTCAGGattaattttaaagtgtttggTTTTTACCTGAGCATCATCTAAGTGCTACACAAAAGTCAAAAGTGCCTGAAACTAGAGGTCACTCTGTGGTATAGAACACTTTTTGCTTTCAAAAGAactctggttcaattcccagaatccacagctcacaattatctataactccaattccagggggaTTTGACACCATCTTTTGATTTCTGCAGGTACCAGCCATGCATGTGGTGAatgtatacacatgcaggcaaacattcatacattaaaaaaaaatcgttTTCTATGgagaaaaaagttaaaagtaCCAGGCTGGTGCAACCAACTTTCTAGGTTCAGTAACC from Arvicanthis niloticus isolate mArvNil1 chromosome 1, mArvNil1.pat.X, whole genome shotgun sequence carries:
- the Rbp4 gene encoding retinol-binding protein 4; this translates as MEWVWALVLLAALGSGSAERDCRVSSFRVKENFDKARFSGLWYAIAKKDPEGLFLQDNIIAEFSVDEKGHMSATAKGRVRLLSNWEVCADMVGTFTDTEDPAKFKMKYWGVASFLQRGNDDHWIIDTDYETFALQYSCRLQNLDGTCADSYSFVFSRDPNGLTPETRRLVRQRQEELCLERQYRWIEHNGYCQSTPSGNSL